One window from the genome of Pempheris klunzingeri isolate RE-2024b chromosome 7, fPemKlu1.hap1, whole genome shotgun sequence encodes:
- the LOC139204072 gene encoding immediate early response gene 5-like protein, with protein sequence MECAFDAQNLISISLRKIQSSRTQRGGIKLHKNLLVTYVLRNARQFYVSKNLSQTQRTHHYEDEAAVRERQEYLELTGSLTELADDFYCNFTGVESDTWHCGAHQPIGQPAEVAHQDASACAMVSPSDSDLMVSEACWSCADKSSWELPIPNAQANQKTVLDLDTHVVTTVTNGYFHSDCCAQSKQPQGAQCYGKKRKMDTSYHIVDPEFYLPDFGPVPCKRMRTDDESHSDSEQLDSTNISNLISVLGSGGLSEFVSWQQTDLEQIFATQTISLKHTLLTGSGWTRAIEAF encoded by the coding sequence ATGGAGTGTGCATTTGACGCACAGAATCTGATCTCCATTTCTTTGAGGAAAATCCAAAGCTCCAGGACGCAGAGAGGAGGCATCAAGCTCCACAAGAACTTACTGGTAACGTACGTACTGAGAAACGCCAGGCAGTTTTATGTGAGCAAAAACTTGTCGCAAACGCAGAGGACGCACCACTACGAGGATGAAGCTGCAGTCCGCGAAAGGCAAGAATATCTAGAGCTGACCGGGAGCTTGACGGAGTTGGCCGATGACTTCTACTGCAACTTTACTGGGGTTGAGTCGGACACTTGGCACTGCGGAGCGCACCAGCCCATCGGCCAGCCTGCAGAGGTGGCGCACCAAGACGCATCTGCCTGCGCAATGGTTTCACCAAGTGACTCTGACCTCATGGTTTCGGAAGCCTGTTGGAGTTGTGCAGACAAATCCTCCTGGGAGTTACCTATCCCGAACGCACAAGCCAACCAAAAGACTGTCCTGGACTTGGACACGCATGTGGTGACGACTGTCACGAATGGATACTTCCACTCAGACTGTTGCGCGCAGTCAAAACAGCCGCAGGGCGCGCAGTGCTACGGTAAAAAGCGAAAGATGGACACAAGTTATCACATTGTTGATCCAGAGTTTTATCTGCCAGACTTTGGGCCGGTGCCATGTAAAAGGATGAGGACTGACGATGAGTCACATTCAGACTCGGAGCAGTTGGACAGCACGAACATCTCCAACCTGATCTCAGTGTTGGGTTCAGGTGGACTATCTGAGTTTGTGAGTTGGCAGCAGACGGACCTTGAGCAAATATTCGCCACTCAAACAATTTCTTTAAAACATACACTGTTAACAGGCAGCGGTTGGACCAGAGCAATCGAAGCATTTTGA